One segment of Accipiter gentilis chromosome 26, bAccGen1.1, whole genome shotgun sequence DNA contains the following:
- the SPINK1 gene encoding serine protease inhibitor Kazal-type 1: protein MKATGVFLLLSLALCCYQGNAEMDGAAGEGTEAACGNYDIRKGCTKIFDPVCGTDNVLYGNECLLCFQNLQRKTNVRIKNRGMCQNPSPRSDSAQN, encoded by the exons ATGAAGGCAACTGGTGttttcctgctcctctccctggcaCTTTGCTGCTACCAAG GAAATGCTGAGATGGATGGAGCTGCTGGCGAAGGAACAGAG GCAGCTTGTGGCAATTATGACATAAGAAAAGGTTGTACAAAGATCTTTGACCCCGTCTGTGGCACGGACAACGTCCTATATGGCAACGAGTGCCTGTTGTGCTTTCAGAACTT GCAAAGAAAAACTAATGTGCGCATAAAGAACAGGGGAATGTGCCAAAACCCCTCTCCACGCTCTGACTCCGCTCAAAACTGA